The genomic DNA CGGATCGTCGCGATCTCGTCGGGTTCCTTGATTTGCCGCAACTGCGGGACAAGCCCGTTGGTCGCGATCAAGTTCTTGTTGGATAGCGCGTCGCGGAAACCTTCCACCGCGGCCCAGCTGATGTCGTTTGCATCCAAACCGATCGTTTCGGCGGCGAAGTCGTCGATTGCTTGAGCGACCAATTGCGTCATCGTTCGATCGGGGCCACGCACAAACGCTTCGAACCCACTGCATTCGTCCGCAATTTGTGTTTCGTAGCGACGGTCGCTGAGGATCGCCGACCGATCGGCGGAGACCAATAGATAGCTGCTGTCGCCGGTGAACCCCGAAAGATAGCGGACATCGGTTTCGCCCGTCACCAACAAGCAATCGACGGCTTGGTCGGCCAACAAATTGCGCAGTTTTTCAATACGTGTCGACATCGATCCGAATCGCTCCGCTGGCATCTAAAGTCCTATGCTTGGGAAAAAGCCACCGCGGCGTGGCAAGACTGCCAATTTTCCCGCACGGCAAGCGCATCGTAGCGTCTCCCCCGCGACGACTCCAGTTGCCTGCCAGCTTTACCTCGCGAAATCACGAACTCCAACCGCAACCTTCATCACACGGCACGTCCGAAAGCACCGCCTCAAGGCGACTCGAAGTCGCGTCGAATCAGTAAGCCCCTTCGCAGAATGCGACGGTCTTGATCGTTCGCAACAGGATGTAGCAATCCAGCCACACCGACCATGAACTGACATAGCGGCGATCGAGTTCGATGCGTCGTTCGTACGTCGTGTTGTTGCGACCGTTGACTTGCCACAGGCCGGTCAGACCTGGCTGAACGGCGATGTAAAGCGGGTAGGCTTCCGCATATTTTTCGACTTCGGCCGATACGATCGGACGCGGCCCGACGAGACTCATTTCGTCCATCAAGACGTTGATCAATTGAGGCAATTCATCGAGACTCGTCTTCCGCAAAATCGCTCCGACGCGCGTGACACGCGGATCTTTTTTCAGCTTGTGGTCGAGCTCCCATTCACGTCGCAACTGCGGATTCTCGTCCAAATGCTGTTGCAAAACTTGGTCGGCATTTTGAACCATCGTGCGAAACTTCCAGACCTGGATTTCGCGTCCGTACCGCCCCACACGGCGGTGCCGGTAGAAGATCGGTCCCGGGGCAGTCAATTTGATCGCAAGACCGATCGCCACCATCACCGGAATCAAGACGGGGGTCGCCGCGATAACCGCGACCAAATCGAGGCAGCGTTTCAGCAGCAAATTCCCTGGCTGCAACAGCCCGTTTTCGGTGTGCGACAATGGAAACAGACCGGGACAACGCTCTTGGCTGTAGCCGCCCGAAGAAAATTCCAAACGCTCGATCAGCGGAATGTGCAGCCCCAGCTGCCCCATCGCCTTCTCGGAAAAATCATTCTGGTCGTCGGAAACCAGCAAACTCGGTGCGCCGACAGAGCGACAGATGTCGTGCAATTCAGCGGTCGGCCCCAGGTACTCCAAACCTCCGCTGTCGTGATCGTAGCTTTCCCAGTAGGGATCCGAACAGCGAACGTAGCCAAGCACTCGGTAGCCAAGCTTTGCCAAATTCCAGGGGCTTTGGCCGTTGAAGTATTCGGTTGCCGATTCGCCCACGACCACACATCGCATCCCCCACCACGTGGTTCGTGCGAGTTGTCGGCGAGCCACCCAGCGTGCGGCGGGCAAAGCCACGACACTGCCTGCCCAAAGCATTGCCAACATCGTCACGCTATGAGAATCGAACGTTGAAAATCCTAGAACTCCAATCGCCAACAAACATGTCGCAATCGAAGAAGCACACGTGTACCGCTTCAATTCGATCGCAGGATTCAGCCCGATCGCCGGATACAGTTGATAGGAAGCCAACAAAAGCACCCAACATAAACTGCCCGACATCACCGTGCCCAACGAAGCGTTTTCAAACGCGACGGGCAATCCAACCAGCGCTTCCAAGATCGTGATCAGAGAGACAACAACGGCAGCATCCACCGCAACCAACGGCAGCGAGGTTGCGAGCCTTTGCACCAGCAATCGTTTCCCTAAATAGATTGCAACCTCGGGTTCCAACCGCAATTCTGGAGTCCGTTCGACGGTCGCCGCATGTGACAGAAGCAAGGTAGTCATGGCAAAATTCGAAGGTTTACAAAGTGGTTCAAGATTGAAAATCAGAGGGCTCCCAGACGCCGCCCGCCCTGAGAATCGCTGACAAGAAATCGCGTCCTGGCACGCCGTTGGCGGGCACAAACATCCGAATTTGCTAACTTCCGCCAACACAAGCCAACGTTGCCGAGTCTGTTTGCCCGAATTCTCAAGTCAAATCCAGAACGCAATGAACCGACGAGATAGTTCATCCAAGCGGTTCAAGGTCCTAAAACCGTTACAACCCGAATCGCCTCTCTGACCAAAAGTAGGGGGAGCAAACGGCCCCATCCTCACCATCGGCACAACCCACCAACACCTCGCTTTGCTACAACTGCACACGCTCGGCGTATCAAAAACCCCTCAACCCACAAAAGCCGAACTTGGACCGAGTGGGCTGGCCGCAATTCAACCGATTCGCACAGCATTCTTCGAAAAATCGCCAACACGCTCCGATAGAGCTATTCGACGGGAACTAACGTCTAGAGGAAGGGGCAACCCCCTCGATCCGGCTAGCTATGAGAGACAGCCGGAGTTCTCACCATCGATACACTTACAGGCATTTGCAATGACGGACCGAACACGGAAGTTCGCGCCCTTGATGGGCACCGCATGGGCTGGGATCCCCACTCTCCTCGTGTTGCTACTTGGAATCGTTGGGAGCCCACTTCCGACCTTCGCACAGACCAACGCATGCGATTGCCCCCCCCTAATTTCCTGCGACAGCGGGTGCGATGGCTGCGGCGGGTGCGACGGTTGCGCCGTCGACGCCGGTTGCGGTTGCCTTGGGTGCGAAGGGCTTGGTTCGTGTGAGCTTTGCAAATCGCTCCACCGGATCCGCGCATCATTTGCCGATTGCGGGATCACGATGCAAAACAACGTGACCCAGTTCTACATGGGGAACACCAGCGGCGGCCTCGAAACCGGATTCGATTACGCGCGGCACGGCGACTACGTAATGAACTTCGATTTCGGCAAGATGGGCGTTCAAGAAGGCCTGTTCCTGAAGCTACGTGCCGAACATCGCATGGGCGACTCCGTTTCGCAAATCACTGGCGCCCTGTTGCCTGCCACGATCGCCGCAGACCTTCCGGTCTCCGACAGCGAACATGTCTACCTGACCAACGTCTTGGTAACGCAAGCCCTGTCGGAGAACTTCATCATGTTCGCCGGAAAGATGGACACGCTTGATGGTGACATGAACGCATTCGCGCACGGCCGCGGCGTTCGTCAGTTCTCCAACATGGCCTTTGTCAGTTCGTCGATCGCGCTTCGCAGCGTCCCCTATTCGACCCTGGGGGCCGGGTTTGCATTCCTGAACGAAGGCGAACCGCTGTTGACGTTCCTGGTCCTGAACCCGACAGACACCGCCAACACGACGGGCTTCAGCGAGCTGTTCAGCGAAGGGGTGACCCTGTCGACCGAATTGCGTCTGCCAACCAACTTCTTTGGCCTGCCCGGGCATCAACTGTTTGGTGGAACCTGGAGCAGCCGCGACTATGTTTCGATCGGACAAGATCCTCGCATCATTCTTCCCGATGTTACCATCGAACGCCACGCCGGATCGTGGTCGCTGTACTGGAACTGCGATCAGTATCTGGTTTCCGATTCGCGTAACCCGTCGCGAGGCTGGGGCTACTTTGCTCGCGCCGGCATCGCCGACGAATCGACCAATCCGATCGGATACTTCCTATCGGCAGGTTTGGGCGGATCGAGCCCCTTGCGAAGTCGAACCGCCGATTCGTTTGGCGTCGGATACTACTACTCCGGAACCAGCGACAAAGTGGGCCCCTTGTTAGAAACCGTTGCCGGTCCGATTGGTGACGGCCAAGGTGTTGAACTGTTCTACAACGTCGCTGTGACTCGAGCGATCACGATTACGCCCGACTTCCAAGTCCTTTCGCAAGCTCGCAAAGAACTGGATCCGGCGGTTGTCGCCGGCGTGCGGATGAACATCGCGTTCTAAGAGGCCCTCGCAACCCAAGGGGCACCGACCTAGCGGGTGCGTTGCGAATGATGCTTGCGGTTGAAGATCTCAGGATCGAACGGATCGACAACCGTTGGTAAACGTTGCGGCTGGGATTCCCCCGCCGGTTCGACCGGCAGCGGATTCTGCTGCGGCGTTGGCATCGCATCGACAGCGACCAACGATGCGTTGGCTTGCTGCTGGTCGAAAGGACTGATGGCGGCGCTGGTGGGAATGGGCATCGCACTCGGTTCGGCTGCCGGCGGCGCGATGGCGAACTGGCTGCACCAATAGGCGAGGCTTGCGAATGCACTGGCTTGCGATTTCCCAAGCGGTGCCTCATCGGAACCACCATGCCCACGCTGCGAATACTCTAACAATGGACTCTTCATCGGGTCGCTGGTATCGATCCAAGTGACCACGTGCTGCAGATTCCGGTGCGTCATCGACGCCGAAACGCGACTGATGCCAGGCAGACGCAGCAACGAAAACTTTCCTTCGCTTCCGCTGTCGTGGCACGCACCGCAACGATTCATCAAGATCGGTTGAACGACACGCGTGAACTGTTGCGTTGCCAACGGTGAGATATGGACATGATCGGCAACACGCGGCGCCACCGCGGGCTCTTCGGCAGTCACCTGTTGGACGTTATCCGATAACAATCGCAGCTGTTGTTCCAAGCGTTGTGCTTCCCCATTTCCGGGCGACAACTCGTACACCTGCATCAATTCGTTTGCCGATTCACGATACAAGCCGTTGTTTAAACACCAGCGTGCATCGATCAGATGGTTCCGAATGCTGGGACGGTCGCGTTGATCGAGTCGGAATTGGTAGAGCGCCTTCAAGTTCGGCCCCCAACACAACACGCGATCAACAGGCATCCGGATAATCCCGCCGTCGGCTTGTTCGATGACGATCCGGTCGCCTTCTTGCTGAGCCCGACCAAAGAGCACTTGATCGTTATTCAATAGCACCGTCGATTGATCGGTTGGCTGATCGTCGGCTGGCAGGCTTCCAGGCAACGCAACAATCGCAACGACGCTAAGCAGCAAACTTAGGAGGGGCGAAGATTCGATAGGAGGTGCGATCCACTTCATGCGGTGACGGTAGCGATTATAGGACCGCGGGGTCAATAGAATGACGATGAATTCTCTAGTACGCGAATTGCAAACCGAAATCGACGGCGTGAACCCGCAAATCGCTGACCTTCCAAGGCATGGTGGGGGCTGGCAACCCACTGAGTCCGCCGGCCGCCAACTGGCTGAGATTTAAATTTGTGTCGATCTGGTCCCCAGGCCGGACCACACGGCTCCAATAGATAAAGTCGTACCCGACGTGCGCCGACCAGCCGCGTGTCAATTGAAACCCGACGTCCAGCCCCAGCTGTGGAATCATCGTGAATTCATTCCCTTCGTACACGCCACGATTCGATTCCAGCACCAACAATCCGGTGTTGACGGTACTGACGTCGTCTCCGCCCGCCAACGGCACGGTCGTGGTCGTGCTTCCATCCAAAGTCGCCGTTGCGCGGTTGTTGCCGAAGCCTAGTTTCATCATCATCCCGACCGACCAGCGACGATGCCTGGCGTGCAAGTCCGCCCCCAAGACAAAGCTGCTTATCTGGTTGTCGGTATCGAACCGGTCCGATTCTGCTATCGTGGTTCCTACAGCCAGCCCCAACGATGAGTCCAGTGTTCGTTTGAAATCTTGGACCTGTACTGATTCTTCGAGTTCGTGATAGTTGTAGCCAGCGAACAGGCGGATCTGACGGCAATCGCTGCGATCGATCACTTGATAAGCCACCAGCCCACCTCCTTGCATCTGCGTACTAGCGGAAACGGAGATGTTTCCTTCCAGCACGCCGGGAAATGCGACCAATTCCGCATTGGGCCCCATCGCCCCCGATTCGACACTGTAAAACGGACGCGCCAGAATCCCGGCACCGTCGCTGTTGGCGTTAAACGAATCGCTAGTCTTGCCCAAAAAGAAATAGCTCAATTCGATCGTCTTCATCCCGCTAGGATCCAGCACGCGGCTTAACGAAAACCGGCTTCCCGATCGGGTGCCATCGACCACCGTCTGCTGGCCAAACAATACCCGCGTGTTCGGTTCGCCCAGAATTCCCGCGTCCGTGCGGGGCGTCCCCGCTTGGCTGCTGGTTACCAACGCGGGGATATCAAACCCCGACATCGACCAAAGCAGATATTCGGCGCTGAAGGTCCATGTGGCCTGGCAGTAGTTGATTCCCGACGCGCCGCAATTGCCTCCACAATTGGCGCAACCACCGACAATAGCCCCTTCGCCTCCATAGTCTTCATACACCTCGCCATCCATCGATTCGATCAACATCGGATCGAAGCTGGCCCGAGCAACGCGTCCCACTGGATTCCCGGCACCGACAAGGTTCGCTGACGGCGGGACGTCCAATCCCGGTGGGATCTGAAACGGCGCGGGCTCCTGCGGTAGCGATTCTTCTTCGTGCGAGGCCAACGCGATCTGCGACCCTGCCGCCGCGCCGCCCTCCTGCGAAGCGTTGTCGGTCGGTGGCGCAATGTCACCACCCGACAGATCATCCGCGAATGGGTCGTTGGTCGATCGGCGGGGCAATTCCTGCGTCGCAGGCTTCGCCGGCGGCTGCGTATCGCGATTAGGAACCGCGGTCCCCGGCTTGCGGTAGGGACGCCACATGTCCGCCGATTGGTTCGACGAAGGAGGCTGCGCGACCGCAATGCTGCTCATCAGCCAGATAACCACAAACAGGCTCCACCCCACACGCAACGGATAACCGGAGAACGTATCAGGCGAAACCGTCGGGCAACGCGATGTAGAGAATGAAATCATGAGGGCGATCACGAAAACTTTGGAAACATGTTCGTTCAGAACTTGCCGGATGCCCCCCAACGCATCGTTCTCACGATCGGGGAGCCATCACATCAAGCGACGGGAGTTTGGGAAAAATTTCCCACACTCGTCAACGTCGACTTGAGCCAAAGTTTAGAAATGTGTCGATTTCGGCCAACTTATGTTTGCCAGCAATCGCCCCACTCGCGATTATCGGTTTTCGATCGGAACAAAGTCGCGCTGCGTCGGCCCCGTGTAGACCTGGCGAGGACGGCCGATCCGCGTGCCGGGCGAATTGTGCATTTCGACCCAGTGGGCGATCCAACCGGGCAGACGCCCCATCGCAAACAGCACAGTAAACATCTGCACTGGAATCCCGATCGCACGATAGATGACGCCGGAATAGAAATCGACGTTCGGATAAAGCTTCCGCTCGACAAAATAAGGATCTTGCAGCGCGACTTCTTCCAATCGCTGGGCTACGTCAAACAATGGATCCTTGATGTCCATCTTGGCTAGCAGCGTGTCGCATGCTTCTTTGATGATGATCGCACGCGGATCGCGGTTCTTGTAAACGCGGTGACCAAAGCCCATCAGACGGAAGCCGTCTTGTTTGTCTTTTGCCATGCGGACGTACTTTTCAACATCACCCCCATCGTCGGCGATCTGTTGCAGCATGTTCACACACGCTTCGTTTGCACCGCCGTGCAGCGGTCCCCACAAGGCGCAGATGCCAGCAGAGATCGATGCGAACAGGTTGGCGTTGCTGCTGCCGACGATCCGAACGGTCGATGTGCTGCAATTTTGCTCGTGATCGGCGTGAACGATCAACAAAAGATTCAGCGCCTTCACGAAATCGGGATCCGGGTGATAGTCTTCGGCGGGCGTGCCGAACATCATCTCCAGGAAGTTTTCGCAATAGGTCAACGCGTTGTTCGGATAAGGGAACGGTTGGCCGACCGATTTTTTGTAGCTGTAAGCCGCGATGGTTGGCAGCTTAGCCAACAAGCGATGGATCGAAATTTCGACCTCTTTCGCATCGTGCGGGTCCAGCGAATCTTGATAGAAGGTCGACAACGCGCCGACCACGCTCGACAGGATCGCCATCGGATGGGCGTCGCGAGGAAAGCCGTTGTAAAACGAACGCATATCCTCGTGAATCATCGTGTGCTTGCGGATCGACGACCGGAACTCGTTCAATTGATCCGCCGTTGGCAGTTCGCCGTAGATCAGCAGATAGCTGGTCTCTACGAAATCGCAATTCTTGGCCAACGTCTCGATCGGATACCCGCGATAGCGGAGGATTCCATTTTCACCATCGAGATAGGTGATCGAACTGGTCGTGCTGCCGGTGTTCACAAAACCTTCGTCGATCGTGATCAGACCGGTCTCACCCCGCAGTTTGCTGATGTCGACAGCCCGTTCGTGCTCGGTACCTTCGATTACTGGCATGTCGATGTGAGTATCGCCAACGCTCAATCGAGCCGTTCCGGTTATTGTTGCTTCGCCGTTAGTCGCCGTACTCATCAAGGGGTGTCTCCACGCACCAAATTTCGAAACATAACTCCAAACGATTCGCTTCGCATCTTAACCGCACGATAGCATCGCGACAATTCGGTTAAGAAAAAACCAATGGTTCGCACGCAACTTCCCATCGGCTGCGAATCGTCTCCAACGTTTATGACGGGCAGGCAAGACCCCACCAAACAGGCGTCAAGGGAAACCAATCTCACGGGTTCCCCATCGGGCACATCCACCCAATCGCGTTCACACGTCGTGCCGCGTGAAAATCATTCGCCCGGCACTGGTCTGCAGCGTGCTGGTGACCGTGACCATCAGGTCCTTGTTGATCTTGTCACGCCCCCCTTCGACGACAACCATCGTGCCATCTTCCAGGTAACCGATCCCTTGATCTTGTCCTTCGCCCGCTTTGATCACCTTCAATTGAAACTGCTCTCCGGGCAAATACATCGGCTTCAGCGAGTTCGCAATTTCGTTTAGGTTGATCACCGGCACGTTGTGAATCTTGGCGACTTTGTTCAAGTTGAAGTCCCCCGTGACCACCTTGCCTTCAAGGTGTTTGGCCAGCAGCACCAATTTCAAATCGACGGCCTGCCCGGCGAACTCCGGCAGATCGCGATCGAAGATCTGCAAATCCACCGCGTCGTTGGCGCGCAACCGGTTCAGCACATCCAGTCCGCGCCGACCGCGGGCGCGCCGCAATTTGTCGCTGCTGTCGGCGATCCCCTGCAATTCGCTCAAGGCAAACCGAGGCATGATCAATTGGTTGTCGAAGATCCCGGTCCCGACCAAATCTTCGATCCGGCCATCGATCACCACGCTGGTGTCCAAGATCAACGGTTTGAAACCCTTCACCTCGCGAACAAATTCGACGTACGGGATGATAAATCGAAAGTCGTCCTTCGTCTGCAATAACAGACTGATGCAGATATAACACAGCACCATGCCCGTCACTAAGCGAACGGGCGTCTGCATGTGTTCGGCCAACAACGGGGCCAGCGCAATGGTCAGCACATAGGTCAGCAAAACGCCCACCAACAAGCCAAAATAGATCGATGAAATCGCATCGATCCGCTTTGTGGGAACAAAGACATCGATAGCGATCACGGCCAGCGCCAGCCCCATCACGATGCAGAAATTGGCCCAGGGCACCCACGAGGGGGTCGTCACCTGTAACGAAGAATTGGCCGCTTGCACCGCATAGTTAATTAATGCGGAGATCCCGCCGGCCACCAGCAGGAAGACCGCGCGTAAGAGGAGCAGACTCATTAGTTTTTACCTTGCCTATCTATAAGTGTTTCTTATGGTGGGGCGATTCCACCGCGTAAAAGTTCGCCAACTTCCGAAACGATCAATCAGGTAAAGCGACAGATGCATCGCAGGGGTGGGGGAATAGGTAGTTGCCCGCGGCCAAGAATAACTTGGCCTTATACCTAATTCGTTCATAGAACCGTCGGAAGCAATATTGCGTGCTTAATCATAAATCATCCTTCCCCAAACATCCTTGGGGCGAAGCATAAAACAGATGATTTTTGCGTTAGATTCTGATCCGCTACTATACGGGAGAACTGGGCAACTTTGTTCAAATCCCAATGCAGACGGGAAACCCGCGTGATCGAAACGGTCGCCGCCCCCAACGCCGGGCGGACGTTCCCGCAGCGCAAATCGTCTCACCGCCGCGCTACCAATCGGCCAACGGCCCGGGCCCCGAGAACAGATACTCGTGCTGTAGATCGCAGAACCGATCGGTCATCCCCGCGATATATTCACCAACCGCGCGGATCGGTCCGACCGTGGTCGCACGCTGACGGAAGCGCAGCGGCAACCGATTCGGATCGGCCACTAAGCGGGAATGCAATTGCTCCAGTCGCTCGCCGGCCGAACGACGGATTTCCAACAGCCGCGCATGACGGTAGATGTTTTCAAAAAGAAACTTTTCCAACTCCCCGCGCTCGCCACGGAACGCCGGATCCTCTTCCACACGCAATCCTTCGGCACGCACCTCCGCCGCCGTCTTGCCTTGGGCCGCATGAATCCGCGGAATGTTGTGCTCAAGAAAATTACTCACCTGCAGATCGACCAATTCATGCACCAGCGCCGGACGCAACTGTTTCGGAGGCAGGTTGCGATACTTCGCTTCGATCGATCGCAGCGCTCGATCGACCAATGGCACCTTGGAAAGTTCTTCAATCGTCAGCAAGCCCAACTGGACCGCGTCGTCGATGTCGTGGGCGTCATACGCCATCGAATCGGCAGCATCGACCACCTGCACTTCCAAAAGCGGCGCGGTGACATCGGCCGGTTGATGCTTATTGGCTCGCTCGGTTTGACCGGCCAGCACTTCGGCCGACAGGTTCAGCCCGCTGAAGCGATTAAATCGCTGCTCCAAATCTTCGACGATTGTCAGCGCAAACTGATTGTGCGAAAACCCGCCCGCTTGCCGCATGCAATCGTGCAACACATCCTCGCCACAGTGGCCATAAGGCGGGTGCCCGATATCGTGCATCAACGCCAACGCCTCGATCAGATCCTCGTTCAATCGCAACACGCGACCGATCGTTCGCGCGATCGATGCCACCTCAAAGGTGTGCGTTAAACGCGTGCGATGGTAATCCCCCATGTCGCCGGTGAAGACCTGCATCTTGCCGGCCAGCCTGCGGAATGCGGAACAGTGCAGAATCCGATCGCGATCGCGTTGAAACGGCCCCCGATAGGGATGGGTTGGTTCGGCATGCTTGCGGCCCAGCGAATCATTGCTGTGCATCGCATAACTGGCCAACAAACCGTCTTCGCGGTCCGCGGGGTGAGGCACACGGTCATTCATCGATGCGTTCGCGTTTCCGAATCAGGTGCAGCGGATGTTGGTCCATCACGTTCGGTTCAAAACCTGCGTAGTCCGGGCTAAACAAATTGGTCCGCGTATAAAAATAGAGGGGAATGACCGGAAGATCCTCCAAGAAGATCGACTCCGCTTCCCGCAACAACTCCATCCGTTCCTCCCCACTGGCGGCTTGCGATCGCGCGATCAATTCGTCGTACTCCGGTCGACTCCAACCGGTACTGTTGTGCGAATTTCCCGTCGTCCACATATCCAAGAACGTATTCGGATCGGGGTAATCGCCGTTCCAACCGCCACGGGCGATCGTGTAATCGACCGTGAAGACCTTGTCCAAATAGGTCCCCCACTCCATGTTCTCCAGCGAAGCCTTCACGTTCAGATTGTTCTGCCACTGCTGTTGGATCACCTCGGCGATCGCCCGATGCGATTCGCTGGTGTTGTACAAAATCGTGAGCGTGGGCATTCCGCGGCCTCCGGGAAAACCTGCGTCGGCCAACAACTGACGCGCCCGCTCGGGATCATACCCTTCCCCTTCAGGACTCTGGTATTCGGTCAGGTACGGTGGCACGATACTGCCGGCGGGGATTTGCCCGGCCCGCGTGACCTCGGTCACAATCTGCTGCTTGTCGATCGCCAGGTTCAACGCGTGGCGAACGCGAACATCATCCAACGGCTTGCGGTTGGTGTTAAGTCGATAGAAATAGACCGCCAGCGAAACACCGACCTTGGCATCGTCGCGCTGCTGGATCTCTTCGATCACCGACAACGGAACATCCGACGCCCAGTGCAGTTGCCCCTTCAAGTACATGTTCAAGGCGGTTGTCTGCGATTTCACGCTGTAGGCATCGATCCGATCCAGCGCCACCGCGTCGGTATTCCAATAATACGGGTTCTTCCGCAACCGAATCCGATCGCGAATCCGACGAAACTCCAATTCATACGGCCCGTTGCAAACCATGTTCTCCGATTTCGTCCACGCCGGGGCCCCAAACTTTTCAACGCAAGCGCGGTTCACGGCAAACAACGTGTAGAAACCTGTCAGGTACGAAAAGAACGGAGTCGGTTCGTTCAATTGGACGACCAGCGTTTTGTCGTCGGGAGTTGCCACGCCACCGAAGTTCGCAAAATCGATCAACACCTGATGCACCGATTCGAGCGTCCCGTCGGCAAAGCTGCCGCCGCCGGGCTGCTTGGTGAAGTACCGCAGCTCCCCGTCGGCATCCCAATCGATCCCTTGATCGCCCACCGGTTTTACGTCGATCGCATAGACCCAAGATTCCTGCCAATCGGCAAGTAATGACTTGCCAAGGTCGCTCGATTCGTCTTCGATCTCCGGCCGCTCAGGCTTTTCGATCGACTTCAGCACCCCATGCAAAACGGTTCCCCGCGGGAACGGTTGCAACGGATCGGGGCTTCCCGGGCGGTCCCTCAGTTCCGCCTCCACGCGGTCGCCCACTTTGATTTCCCCGGTGTTATATTCCTTGCCGCCGACCACGTAATACAGC from Rosistilla carotiformis includes the following:
- a CDS encoding peptide ABC transporter substrate-binding protein, with product MPPEIRRAFPWFLIGVCGCAVIWALSFTTLEPADFAFQNGDDVKTLDPARATGEPEHKILQALFEGLLRSVPEGPVDENGLQAVTVVPGMADLPEISEDGRTYTFRIREGMLWSDGTPVTSEDFAWSWQRVLHPETASEYSSQLYYVVGGKEYNTGEIKVGDRVEAELRDRPGSPDPLQPFPRGTVLHGVLKSIEKPERPEIEDESSDLGKSLLADWQESWVYAIDVKPVGDQGIDWDADGELRYFTKQPGGGSFADGTLESVHQVLIDFANFGGVATPDDKTLVVQLNEPTPFFSYLTGFYTLFAVNRACVEKFGAPAWTKSENMVCNGPYELEFRRIRDRIRLRKNPYYWNTDAVALDRIDAYSVKSQTTALNMYLKGQLHWASDVPLSVIEEIQQRDDAKVGVSLAVYFYRLNTNRKPLDDVRVRHALNLAIDKQQIVTEVTRAGQIPAGSIVPPYLTEYQSPEGEGYDPERARQLLADAGFPGGRGMPTLTILYNTSESHRAIAEVIQQQWQNNLNVKASLENMEWGTYLDKVFTVDYTIARGGWNGDYPDPNTFLDMWTTGNSHNSTGWSRPEYDELIARSQAASGEERMELLREAESIFLEDLPVIPLYFYTRTNLFSPDYAGFEPNVMDQHPLHLIRKRERIDE